One segment of Natranaeroarchaeum aerophilus DNA contains the following:
- a CDS encoding phage tail protein — protein sequence MSQSDTQSPYSQFNFEVQIDDEPVAGFSEVSGLTMQLETIPYQEGGVNDHVHSLPGTFSHANLVLQRGMTEDASFWRWIQDVMSGQIVRKDVVITLKEDFQGESVWGWEFTDAFPTRWQGPDLISADRRMAIETIELTYERFETISGLPE from the coding sequence ATGTCACAATCCGATACCCAATCGCCGTACTCACAGTTCAACTTCGAGGTGCAGATCGACGACGAGCCCGTCGCGGGCTTTTCGGAAGTATCCGGGCTCACGATGCAGCTCGAGACGATTCCCTACCAGGAGGGCGGCGTGAACGACCACGTCCACTCGCTTCCGGGGACGTTCTCCCACGCGAACCTGGTCCTCCAGCGGGGGATGACCGAGGACGCCTCCTTCTGGCGCTGGATCCAGGACGTCATGAGCGGTCAGATCGTTCGCAAGGACGTCGTGATCACGCTCAAGGAGGACTTCCAGGGCGAGAGCGTCTGGGGCTGGGAGTTCACCGACGCCTTCCCGACGCGGTGGCAGGGCCCGGACCTCATCAGCGCCGACCGGCGGATGGCCATCGAGACGATCGAGCTGACC
- a CDS encoding DUF6760 family protein — translation MISLYDRETLFEEVAFVAYHFGWSRDEALGMPHWERHRWCEEVSAINDRMNGGEDTADPDPDTGSILGGDGVIQNSLEDV, via the coding sequence GTGATCAGCCTCTACGATCGCGAGACGCTCTTCGAGGAGGTCGCGTTCGTCGCCTATCACTTCGGCTGGAGCCGCGACGAGGCTCTCGGGATGCCCCACTGGGAACGTCACCGGTGGTGTGAGGAGGTCAGCGCGATCAACGACCGCATGAACGGAGGCGAGGACACCGCCGACCCCGACCCTGACACCGGCAGCATTCTGGGTGGGGACGGCGTGATCCAGAACTCGCTCGAGGACGTGTAA